A genomic window from Manduca sexta isolate Smith_Timp_Sample1 chromosome 5, JHU_Msex_v1.0, whole genome shotgun sequence includes:
- the LOC115449279 gene encoding probable 39S ribosomal protein L24, mitochondrial — MRLFGYLAKKVGDLTIKYSNLPESYVKRSYEQVYWKNPTGYPQYPKAQIARKKYRFTTNRPWSGQFKQQNDRNVHRKKVFVEPIAEWSFFKGDRVEVMVGRDKGKQGIVSQVIQERNWVVVEGLNTHLRVVGKDKSFPGVTIQSEAPLLVTTDVKLVDPESLKPTDIEWRYTEDGEKVRVSLDSSRIIPVPKSAEETIDFKSKELYIENVEKDTAVDDVIKVTFAPKLKTFEMEIMEDMGIEEHRVPAKSYWY; from the exons atgcgATTATTTGGTTATTTAGCAAAAAAAGTCGGTGACTTAACAATTAAATACTCAAATCTGCCAGAGTCATATGTAAAAAGGAGTTATGAGCAG GTGTACTGGAAGAATCCGACCGGGTATCCACAGTATCCGAAGGCACAGATAGCGCGCAAGAAGTACCGCTTCACGACGAACAGGCCGTGGTCGGGTCAGTTCAAGCAGCAGAACGATCGCAATGTGCATCGCAAGAAAGTGTTTGTGGAGCCCATCGCTGAATGGAGCTTCTTCAA AGGTGACCGTGTGGAAGTGATGGTGGGCCGGGACAAGGGCAAGCAGGGCATAGTGTCACAAGTCATACAGGAACGGAACTGGGTTGTGGTGGAGGGCCTCAACACACACCTGCGAGTG GTGGGTAAGGACAAGTCGTTCCCCGGGGTGACGATCCAGTCGGAGGCGCCACTGCTCGTCACCACTGACGTGAAGCTCGTCGACCCCGAGTCACTCAAGCCCACGGACATCGAGTGGAGGTACACAGAGGATGGGGAGAAG GTGCGCGTGTCTCTGGACAGCAGCAGAATAATCCCGGTGCCCAAGTCCGCCGAAGAGACCATCGACTTCAAGAGCAAGGAGCTGTACATAGAGAATGTAGAAAAAGACACTGCAGTTGATGACGTCATCAAG gtaacaTTTGCGCCAAAGCTGAAGACATTCGAGATGGAGATCATGGAGGACATGGGCATCGAGGAGCACAGAGTGCCTGCCAAGTCCTACTGGTATTAA